A window of Nicotiana sylvestris chromosome 8, ASM39365v2, whole genome shotgun sequence genomic DNA:
GTTTGGAGATACACTTGCTTTTGTAATTAAGTATCTTGTGTGCTTGCGTGTTAAATGTTTAACGTACATCAGCTGCTTTGAATTTCCTTTGTTGATTCATATTTGTAATGTGGTTGCTTTTCTTTAGATGGTAGATGCAAGTCCTGACGCCATAGTGGATATAACCAGTCTGACTGAAGCAACCACAGGTGAGAAACGAAAAAGAGAAGGAAGATTAAGATCTATCGTTTGGCAACACTTCACGAAGCTAATAAAGGAGGATGGAACTTGTGAGAAATGCAAGTGTAATCATTGCCATAAACTTTTTACTTCTTCAACCCGAAGTGGAACTACTCATTTGCTTCGTCATATAAGTGAAGGAATATGTCCTGTATTTAAGAAAGTCAAAAAGGAAAACTCGCCAACAGTTTTCAGCTATATGAGTGGTAGCATAGACCGAAAAGTTGGTATTAACCCTTGGAAGTTTGATCAAGAACTGGATCATGCATCCATGGAACAGTCAATTGATGCGCACGATGATTTGTTGTCGGTGGGATTAGATGATATTGAACGTCAAACATGCACTACATCAGAAGGTGACTATGGTCGCCAAACATCAATGCCCGTATCTTATAAACTTCCTCAGCAGCCTGCCATGAAGTCCCAgcctattgcagcatcatggATGAGTGAGTTGAGGACTTGTGTAGGTAAACTCGTTGAACTCACAAATGAACGAGTGTCAAAGCCTAGCGTGGATAAGACTTGTGTGACTGTTAGCACACCCGATTTATCTATATCTTCTGTTGTGAAGTGCTTGAATGAGATGGAGGATATCCCACAATCAAGTGCAATGTATTTAGATGCGTTGGATATCGTAAGGGATCCAGAAGAAAGAGAGTGTTTCATTTGTTTAAACCCAGAGCCGCGTAGGAGATGGCTGCAAAGGATGTTACATCGTCGTTTTCCCTTACGCTATAGCACCGATGTTTGATCAACTGTAAGTACTCAACAACCAACTGCTAAAAAACAATCAGCTTCTGGGAGAATATCATTTGATAACCGTGACGACTTTACATGAACAGTTGTTTTTGTTGGTTAGAACTGGAAAGATGCTTGACCATGTTTGTTATCAAAGCTTTGGTGCTGTACAATTTCTGTTGTTTCAAATGAGAATACATACTAGAAAAACCGAAAGTATTTGGAAGCTTATTGATTGTGCTATCTGAATATCAAGAATAAAGAAGATTTATTTGCTACATGACTACATCTAATGCTAGGCCCCTAGTTCTTGTTCTTGGTATGAACTCAGTAGCGAGGCTTAGGCTACCAAAGTTCGATCTAGTATGGCGACTTCATTAGTCCATCAACGTTCGTGCAACGACGGCgacgacccagtaaaatcccacaagtagggtctggggagggtagtgtgtacgcagatcttgcCCCTACCCCAATGGgacagagaggttgtttctgatataccctcggctcaggaagacGGAAAGAAACGAGAAGAGATAATATATCAGTACCGTCAACAAAAATCATAGAAGTAGTAACAACAtcataaaaatcagaaaatagatGACATGCAATAACAATAACCAGTAATTAAGGTCCGGTGCTATGAAAAACAGAAGGGTAGTGTGAACACAACATTAATCACTAGCGGTCTAAGATCAACCCTATCAAACTAGCCTCACCCCCGATACGACGtagaaaaaaaacccgactacAACCCTAGTCGACCTTCACACCTTCCCATTAACATTCGTACAATAATATATTTCTTATGCTTACctagaacaactcatattaactAATTAGAATAAAATATTGAACTATGGGTAACTTTGAATTTGACCTTCGTTTTCAAATAATATGATGGTGGCGTCGGAAATCGCGTAAATTCCAGTAGTGAAATATTATTAGCTTTGCTAATGAGAACAACATAATGTTCCCCACGAGCTGCAGTAGGATGAATAGAATTTATCATTCTTAACTAGAAGTCTCGATTCGAACCTGAAAATAGAAAAATCTGATGGGGAGCTGCTTTACACGCGGATCTAGATTAGTTTTGACTAGGGGTGGACATAGTTTGGGCAAAGTGGAAATCCAAACCGAAATccaaattttttgaatttttggtttggattttggatttaatttttaaattttttaaatttcggATTGAATATTGGATTTGGTACTTCGAATTTTTGGATATCCGAAAATTCGAAATTCTTATACTTTATATTTAGTCCATTATCCATATGTCAATAGTAATAAGTTCAATATTCTACCCACTAaatattatctcatatattcaatATTAATTACTAAGTTACTGTGGGAATACTTTATATTTGGATATGGTCAtactatttctacttcttatcgGTCGTATTAATATCTCTATTGTATTTTGTTGATAATAATTTCATTACTTGAATACTTCATTTGGATGATTGCAGTGAGAATGAGGAATTTTTCACGCAATTTAACATGAGTACTTCATTTGGATATTCATTTATGTAAAAGAAGAAACATCTCAACTTATAAGCTCAAAATTGAAAATCCAAAATATCCCAATCGATTAATTCGAAATCGAACTTAAAAATCCGATCCAATTTGAACTTATTTGGATTGGATTTGGATTGTCATTTCTTCAAACCGAAAATCGAAAATCCAAATCGAAATTTTTATATGCAATCCGAACTGTCTGAACGCCCACACCTAATTTCGACTCTATATGCGGATATCAACTACCAAATGGTAAACAAAAAAAATGTGTACATAGACGTGTCATAACATGGTGTAAAAGAAAGGGAGTGCTAATTTTTAATACTTCCTCTCTTTTGCCATTTTGCTTTCATTGTGTTGTCCtttgattatttattttattttgtaggatGATAAGCTTATCACGTTATAGTACGATAAAAGGCTGATAATTTAATTTCAAGAAGAAATAATAGTGCTAAGCATTGTGTAATGTTGAATTATAGGGGTATTTGTATCTATACCAG
This region includes:
- the LOC104240957 gene encoding uncharacterized protein, which produces MASPPNPNNSQPAAVDQRRLQFVPVDLPLSSPMVDASPDAIVDITSLTEATTGEKRKREGRLRSIVWQHFTKLIKEDGTCEKCKCNHCHKLFTSSTRSGTTHLLRHISEGICPVFKKVKKENSPTVFSYMSGSIDRKVGINPWKFDQELDHASMEQSIDAHDDLLSVGLDDIERQTCTTSEGDYGRQTSMPVSYKLPQQPAMKSQPIAASWMSELRTCVGKLVELTNERVSKPSVDKTCVTVSTPDLSISSVVKCLNEMEDIPQSSAMYLDALDIVRDPEERECFICLNPEPRRRWLQRMLHRRFPLRYSTDV